A window from Deltaproteobacteria bacterium encodes these proteins:
- the gloB gene encoding hydroxyacylglutathione hydrolase yields MRIVQIPLLRDNYGYLLVCERTNQACIVDPSEGEPVWRTVQEEGVDLVGILNTHHHRDHTGGNEYLLRQNPDLKVFGAKVDEHRIPGITHRLMEGDDIEVGEEGGNVLFIPGHTIGHLGFVFPGMLFSGDALFAGGCGRVFEGTAAQMTSSLDKLRDLSGDTLVYCGHEYTEKNLQFALTVEPGNEEIRRRLENVQALRSKDQFTVPSRLDDELATNPFLRCESDEIKAGMADRFPGIGTDPVSVFAKVRELKDAY; encoded by the coding sequence ATGAGAATCGTTCAGATACCGCTGCTAAGGGACAACTACGGCTACCTCCTGGTCTGCGAGAGGACCAACCAGGCGTGCATCGTGGACCCCTCCGAGGGCGAGCCTGTCTGGCGTACGGTACAGGAGGAGGGGGTCGATCTCGTCGGGATCCTCAACACCCACCATCACCGGGACCACACCGGCGGAAACGAGTACCTTCTCCGGCAGAATCCGGACCTGAAGGTGTTCGGCGCCAAGGTGGACGAGCACCGCATCCCCGGCATCACGCATCGCCTCATGGAGGGGGACGACATCGAGGTGGGGGAAGAGGGCGGGAACGTGCTGTTCATTCCGGGCCATACCATCGGCCACCTCGGCTTCGTGTTCCCCGGAATGCTCTTCAGCGGGGACGCCTTGTTCGCCGGCGGCTGCGGCCGGGTCTTCGAGGGAACCGCCGCGCAGATGACCTCCTCCCTGGACAAGCTCCGCGACCTCTCCGGCGACACCCTGGTCTACTGCGGCCACGAGTACACCGAGAAGAACCTCCAGTTCGCGCTGACCGTGGAACCCGGCAACGAGGAGATTCGCCGCCGGCTGGAGAACGTGCAGGCACTCCGGTCCAAGGACCAGTTCACGGTGCCCTCGCGCCTCGACGACGAGCTTGCGACCAATCCGTTCCTCCGCTGCGAAAGCGACGAGATCAAGGCGGGGATGGCCGACCGCTTTCCGGGCATCGGGACGGACCCCGTTTCCGTGTTCGCGAAGGTCCGGGAACTCAAGGACGCCTACTGA
- a CDS encoding fumarylacetoacetate hydrolase family protein: MRFATLDDGTVAAVTSAAGMVSLGGVCGSMIDLAASFETNREAVERAVSESTPTDLEDARLAAPVPAPSKIWAAAGNYKRGSANLTSSGGRGEARERSPDELLEHIFLKPPSAVVGPGKDIIIPRDAETIFPELELCVVIGRECRDLSEDVALDAVFGYSVILDVTARGYGSGKNLMGTRCVRKGFDTFAPVGPWIVTRDEIPDPQALEMRLWVNGELRQSASTGGMINGVARLVSYLSQVGTLKPGDLIASGNPDSPEFQQQLAAGDELVAEIEGVGELRLGVARAG; encoded by the coding sequence ATGCGGTTCGCGACTCTTGACGACGGCACCGTGGCCGCGGTCACATCAGCCGCCGGGATGGTGTCGTTGGGGGGCGTTTGCGGCTCGATGATCGATCTGGCGGCTTCCTTCGAGACGAACCGTGAGGCCGTCGAACGCGCCGTTTCGGAGAGCACCCCGACGGACCTCGAGGACGCGCGACTGGCGGCCCCGGTGCCGGCGCCTTCGAAGATCTGGGCCGCGGCGGGCAACTACAAGCGTGGCAGCGCGAACCTGACTAGTTCCGGAGGGCGGGGAGAGGCCCGGGAAAGGTCGCCGGACGAGTTGCTGGAGCACATCTTCCTCAAGCCGCCGTCCGCGGTTGTCGGTCCGGGGAAGGACATCATCATCCCACGCGACGCCGAAACCATCTTCCCGGAACTGGAATTGTGCGTCGTCATCGGGCGGGAATGCCGGGACCTTTCGGAGGACGTGGCCCTGGACGCCGTGTTCGGCTACAGCGTGATCCTGGACGTTACCGCCCGGGGGTACGGATCGGGCAAGAACCTCATGGGCACCCGCTGCGTGCGCAAGGGCTTCGACACCTTCGCGCCCGTGGGACCCTGGATCGTGACCCGTGATGAGATACCCGATCCGCAGGCCCTGGAGATGCGCCTGTGGGTCAACGGCGAATTGCGCCAATCCGCCAGCACCGGCGGCATGATCAACGGCGTGGCGCGGCTCGTGAGCTACCTCTCGCAGGTGGGGACCCTCAAGCCCGGCGACCTCATCGCCAGCGGGAATCCGGACTCCCCGGAGTTCCAGCAGCAACTGGCGGCCGGCGACGAGTTGGTGGCGGAGATCGAGGGTGTAGGGGAGCTTCGGCTGGGGGTCGCGCGCGCCGGCTAG
- a CDS encoding PaaI family thioesterase — protein sequence MTEDLPFQDQGATTLCYGCGPANEQGLQVKSHWDGDDAVCTWTAQPHHSGGTRDVVNGGVIATLLDCHSLNLAIARAYQDEQRPIGSAPRVFFVTASMNINYRRPTPLGKPLELRATLRKVEGRKTLLHCTLSCERQLCAEADVLAIRIHRDESVEPTR from the coding sequence ATGACCGAGGACTTGCCCTTTCAGGATCAGGGTGCGACGACCTTGTGCTACGGCTGCGGGCCGGCCAACGAGCAGGGACTCCAGGTCAAGAGCCATTGGGACGGCGACGACGCCGTGTGCACGTGGACCGCGCAGCCGCATCACAGCGGCGGCACCCGTGATGTGGTGAACGGCGGTGTCATCGCGACGCTCCTCGACTGCCACAGCCTCAACCTAGCCATCGCCCGCGCCTACCAGGACGAGCAACGCCCCATCGGCAGCGCGCCGCGGGTGTTCTTCGTCACCGCCAGCATGAACATCAACTACCGCCGCCCGACCCCGCTGGGGAAACCCCTGGAGCTCCGCGCCACTCTCCGCAAGGTCGAGGGGCGCAAGACCCTCCTGCACTGCACGTTGAGCTGCGAGCGGCAGTTGTGCGCCGAAGCCGACGTGCTCGCCATCCGCATCCACCGCGACGAGTCCGTGGAGCCCACGCGCTAG
- a CDS encoding CDP-diacylglycerol O-phosphatidyltransferase: protein MPLRLLLAWLVHLYTALGAVVAVFTLALVAGGHYREALALMGLALVLDATDGTFARLARVKEQIPGIDGARLDDIVDYLNYVLVPCFLLLWAGLLPAGHGWWIVCLPLLASAYGFSQAGAKTPDHFFLGFPSYWNVVAFYCFVLGLSPWFNAFLVIVLSVMVFVPIRYLYPSRNAFLQGLTITLGVVWGVLCFVVVFYLPDPPPGVAWASLFFPAYYLVVSFWSHWRHGPST from the coding sequence TTGCCTTTGCGACTGCTGCTTGCCTGGCTGGTACACCTCTACACGGCCCTTGGGGCGGTGGTGGCGGTGTTCACGCTGGCGCTGGTGGCCGGCGGCCATTATCGCGAGGCGCTGGCGCTCATGGGCTTGGCCCTCGTCCTTGACGCCACCGACGGAACGTTCGCGCGGCTGGCGCGGGTCAAGGAGCAGATCCCCGGTATTGACGGCGCCCGTTTGGACGACATCGTCGACTACCTCAACTACGTCCTCGTGCCCTGCTTTCTGCTGCTCTGGGCGGGACTGCTGCCCGCCGGGCACGGGTGGTGGATCGTGTGTCTGCCGCTCCTGGCGAGCGCGTACGGTTTTTCGCAGGCCGGCGCCAAGACCCCGGACCATTTCTTCCTGGGCTTTCCTTCGTACTGGAACGTGGTGGCGTTTTATTGCTTCGTGCTGGGATTGAGCCCCTGGTTCAACGCGTTCCTGGTCATCGTGTTGTCGGTGATGGTCTTCGTGCCCATCCGGTACCTGTATCCGAGCCGGAATGCGTTTCTCCAGGGTCTGACCATCACTTTGGGAGTGGTTTGGGGGGTACTCTGCTTCGTCGTGGTCTTCTACCTGCCCGACCCGCCACCAGGCGTGGCTTGGGCCTCGCTGTTCTTCCCGGCCTACTACCTCGTGGTGTCGTTCTGGTCGCACTGGCGGCACGGCCCTTCGACCTGA
- a CDS encoding glutathione S-transferase family protein, producing MKLYHFPPSTNSLKVRIALLEKGLEFESVVIDLSKREQKDPEYLKIHPFGQVPALDDDGFVVYDSTIINEYLEDEYPHPPLLPADSESRAAARLLEDYRDNHVNPQFVTLIHEYRKPEEERDVALIRETQANIGVAFAALDTQLQGREYLAGPFSLADIAYMPNIALLERFQVPLDPDFKNVAGWIGRLRTRASYSATQN from the coding sequence CCTTCAACGAACTCGTTGAAGGTGCGGATCGCCCTGCTGGAGAAGGGATTGGAATTCGAGAGCGTCGTGATCGACCTGTCGAAGCGGGAGCAGAAAGATCCGGAGTATCTGAAGATCCATCCGTTCGGTCAAGTGCCCGCCCTCGATGACGACGGCTTCGTGGTCTACGACTCCACCATCATCAACGAGTACCTGGAGGACGAGTACCCTCACCCGCCTCTTCTGCCCGCCGATTCCGAGAGCCGCGCCGCCGCGCGCCTGTTGGAAGACTATCGGGACAACCACGTCAATCCCCAATTCGTGACGCTGATTCACGAATACCGAAAGCCCGAGGAAGAGCGCGACGTCGCGCTGATACGCGAGACCCAGGCCAATATCGGAGTGGCGTTCGCCGCCCTCGATACCCAACTCCAGGGCCGGGAGTACCTGGCGGGCCCATTTAGCCTCGCCGACATCGCCTACATGCCCAATATCGCCCTGCTGGAGCGGTTCCAGGTGCCCTTGGACCCGGACTTCAAGAACGTGGCCGGCTGGATCGGACGGCTGCGCACCCGCGCGAGCTATTCCGCCACGCAGAACTAG